A region of the Candidatus Palauibacter scopulicola genome:
GAAGATGGGACCGTCGAACGTCTCCCTCGCCGTCAACTGGAAGGGCTGCGCCCCGACGACCGCGGGGTGGATCCGCCGGCTCACCGGTCGATCTCCCCGAGCACGACGTCGAGCGAGGCGTTGATCGCGACGACATCCGCGACGAGTTCGTCCTTCACGAGTTCCGGGAGCGACGCGATGTTGATGAACGAGGGCCCGCGGAAACGGCAGCGCACGGGCTTCGTGCCACCGTCGGAGATGATCCCGAACCCCAGTTCGCCCTTCGAGCTTTCGATGGAGTACCACGTCTCGCCGGCCGGCACGCGGACGCCCTCCATCACGAGCTTGAAGTGCGAGATCATGGTGTCGATCGACCCCATCGCCTCCCCCTTCGGGGGCAGGACGATTCGGTAGTCGTCGATGTTGATCGGGCCGCCGGGAAGCCCGTCCAGCGCCTGCTCGATGATGCGGACGCTCTGCCGCATCTCCTCCACCCGCACGAGGTAGCGGTCGTAGACGTCGCCGGCCGTCCCCACGGGCACGTCGAAGTCGTACGCCTCGTAGCCCAGATAGGGACGCGCCTTCCGCACGTCGTAGGCCACGCCGCTCGCGCGCAGCGTGGGTCCGGTGACGCCGTAGCTCACCGCCTTGTCCGCCGGGAGCACGCCGATGTCCATCGTGCGGCCCTGCCAGATCGCGTTGCGCGACAGGAGCCGCTCCACCTCGTCCAGCGTCTCCGGGAAGGTGGCCGCGAAGTCGCGCGCCGCCGCCGTCCAGCCCACGGGCAGGTCCGCCATCATCCCGCCGACCCGCGTGACGGAGGTCGTGATCCGCCCCCCCGTGTACGCTTCGTGCAGGTTGTAGATCCGCTCGCGCTCCTGGAAGGTGTAGAGGAAGACAGAGAAGGCGCCGATGTCGATCGCCGTCGTGCCCAGCCACAGGAGGTGGCCGAGGATGCGGTTCAACTCGCCGAGGATGACGCGGACGACGCGGCAGCGCTCCGTGATCTCGACGCCGAGGAGCGCTTCGACCGCCCCGGCGTAGCCGATGTTGTAGAGCATCGGCGCGAGGTAGTCCATGCGGTCCGTGTAGGGGACGCACTGGTTCCACTCGCGGTATTCGCACGTCTTTTCGAAGCCCGTGTGCAGGTACCCGATGTGGGGGGAGCAGCGCACGATGCGCTCACCGTCGAGCTGCAGCACGAGCCGGAGGACGCCGTGCGTGGCCGGGTGCTGCGGTCCCATGTTGATGAGGATGGGTGCGCCCTCGAGGGCGTCCTCGGGCTGCTCGTCCGGATTCACGTCGCGGATGCCGTCGAGCACTCCGCCCTCCGCCGCGCCCCCGGACGGCTCCCGCACCTCCCCGTCTTCGGTGACGGCGTAGCCCGCCAGCTCCAGCTCCTCGACGGCGTACATGTCGATGAGGTCGCGGGAGAGCGCGCGGCTCACCTGCGCGGAGCGGCTGAAGCGGCCGCGGAGCGGAAAGTCCTTCCGGAGGGGGAAGCCCTCCTCGTAGTTCTCCGGCATGAGGATGCGGCGCAGGTCCGGATGGCCGCGAAAGCTCACGCCGTACATGTCCCACACTTCGCGCTCGAGCCAGTCGGCGGCGAGCCACACGTCGGTGACGCTGTCCAGCTCGAGGTCGTCCATCGGCACCTCGCACGCGACCCGTAGCTGCCGGCCGTGCGCCATGGACCAGAGCTGGTACCACACCTGGATCGGGGCTCCGATGCCCGCGTGCGCCCCCATGAGGTCCGCGAGCAGGTCGTACGCCTGGTCGGGCGTCTCGTGCAGGAAGCGGAGCGCTTCGGCGACGATGCCGGGATCGATCCACACGACCGGATAGCCGAGCGCGTCGCGCTCCACGCGCCGCACGCCCTCCCCGAAGCGTTCGCGAAGGGCGCCGACCGAGGGATGGCTCGCCGCCTCCCCGTCGGGGGACGTGCCCCGCACCATGCGCGGAGGCGCGGTCGTCGTCGCGGTCGTCAACGGCGGAGCGCCCCGCTCAATCCCGGTGTTCCAGGCGGCGTTCGCGCCGGTCGCGCGACCGGGCCAGCGCGGAGGTCGGGCCGAGCCCGCTCATGCGGTTCTGGTTCGTCGAGTTGCCGAAGGGCTGGGCGACGAGTTCGATCGTCTCCGGGGGCAGGTTCGGGCGTCCGACCGCCTCCGGCGCCTCGTCCCGAGAGCCGGGGTCGGCCAGCGACTCTCCCTTGATCTTCTCCTGGATCATGAGGAGCCCGTAGATCAGCCCTTCCGGCCGGGGCGGGCAGCCCGGGACGTAGACGTCGACCGGCACGATCGTATCGATCCCCTGGACGATCGTGTAGTTATCGAACATCCCGCCGGAACTCGCGCACGCGCCCATTGACACGCACCACTTGGGCTGCGGCATCTGGTCCCACACCCGGCGCAGGACCGGGGCCAGCTTGTAGGTCACCCGGCCCGCGACGATCATCAGGTCGGCCTGCCGGGGGCTGAAGGACATCCGCTCCATCCCGAAGCGGCCGATGTCGTACTTGCTCGCGGCGGACGCCATCATCTCGATCGCGCAGCAGGCAGTGCCGAACGGCATGGGCCACAGCGAGTTGCGGCGCGCCCAGTTGATGACGTAGTCGAGCTTCGTCGTCATCCAGTTGTGCGGGATGCCGGTGTCGACCCGACCCTCGTCGGAATGCGCGTCCGGGTGCGCGCCGGGTGGCAGCGTATCGAGCGTTCTCATCGCGCCTCCGCGTCCGGTCCCGGGTTCAGTCCCATTCGAGGGCCCCCTTCTTCCACGCGTACACGAGTCCCACGCCGAGCACCGTGAGGAATGCCGTGATCTCCACGAACCCGACCATCCCCAGCTCCCGGAAGATCGCGGCCCACGGAATGAGGAAGAGCGTCTCGATGTCGAGGACGATGAAGAGCATCGCCACGATGTAGAAGTTGACCGAGAAACGCTCCCGCGTCGTCCCGAGCGGGGGAATCCCCGACTCGTACGGGCTCGCCTTCACCGGGGTCGGCCGGCGGGAGCCCACGAAATGTGATACGCCCATCATCGCGGCCGCGTTCAGCACGCCGACCAACGCGAGGATCAGGATGCCGAGATATGGGTCGAGCAAGGGGGTTCGCTCCTCTCGTGCGAGCTTGTGAATTTCTTCACTTTCCCGCGCCGCGAAGGTATCGCGGAGGGGTAGCACCGGCAAGCGGTATTTTCGCCCCAAACCGGAGGGAGTGAGTGAGTCGAGAGCGGGCTGTGGCACGGAATGTGGCGATCGGCGACGGCACGGTGCGCGTCGCGATTCTGGGCCGGGGACGCCCCGTCCTCTTCCTGCACGGGATCAGCGCCCACGGGCGGGCGTGGCGGCCCGTCGCCGAACGCTTCGCCGAGGAACATCCGGGGTGGGAGTGCTGGCTTCCCGACCTGCCGGGCCGGGGCGCCTCGGACGCGCTGGCGGAACTCTCCTACACGCTCGACGACGAGGTGCGGCGGCTTCGCGCGGTGGTGCGGGCGCTGGTGCCGGACGGCCCCCTGCCGCGCCTCGTCGCGGGGCACTCGCAGGGCGCGGCCATTGCGCTCGCACTCGCGGAGGCGGAACCGGATATCGACGGCCTCCTGCTCTCGAACCCGGTCACGCCGGAAGTTCGGAGTCCGGCCATCCTGCGGCTGCTGCGGTCGGCCGCGGCGCGGAGGGCGGTCGGGAGCCTCCTGGCGCCGCTGCACGCCCCGCTGGGCCACCTGGTGCTGAGGCGGGCGTGCGGTCCCGCCTTCCGGGCCCCTCCGGATCTCGTCGCCGCCTACGCGCAGCCCTGGGCGAGCCCGGCGCGCGCCCGAACGCTCCTGCGCATCCTGGCCGACTGGCATCCGGCGGAACTCGAGGACCGCATGCCCCGGCGCGCGGTCGGCGCACACGTGGTGGCCGGCGCGCACGACCCGAGGATTCCGGTCGAAGCCGCGCGGCGTCTCGCCGCCCGCCTCGACTGCGACCTCACCGTGTCCCCCGACGGCGGCCACGTCCTCACAGAACAGCACCCCCGACTCCTCGCCCGACTGCTCGGAGAACTCGCCGCCCGGACGGCGTCGACTCCTAGAGCTTCGGCGGGGTGACTCCGGTCTGGCCCTGGTACTTTCCGGCCTTGTCCGCGTAGCTGACCTCGCAGACCTCGTCCGACTCGAAGAAGAGCACCTGGGCGATGCCCTCGTTCGCGTACACGCGCGCGGGGAGCGGAGTCGTGTTCGAGATCTCGAGCGTCACGTGCCCCTCCCACTCCGGCTCGAAGGGCGTGACGTTCACGATGAGGCCGCAGCGCGCGTAGGTGCTCTTCCCCACGCAGATCGTGAGGATGCTTCGCGGAATCCGGAAATACTCGATGGACCGCGCGAGCGCGAAGGAGTTCGGCGGGATGATGCAGACATCGCCCGAGTACTCGAGAAAGGAGCGTTCGTCGAACTTCTTGGGGTCGACGACCGGGAAGAGCGCGTTGTGGAAGATCCGGAATTCGTCGGCGACCCGCATGTCGTAGCCGTAGCTGCTCACGCCGTAGGAGATGACGCCCTCGCGCACCTGGCGGTCGGCGAAGGGTTCGATCATCCCGTGCGCGCGCGCCATGCGCCGAATCCAGCCGTCGCTCTTGATCGCCATCGGACCTCTCGGTGGGGCGTTTTTCTCCCGCGTCAACCTACGCGGGCGTCAAGGCCGCAGCCGCGTCGGGGTGTCGCGTGCGCGTCAGGTTCGGGTGAGGGCGGCCCAGGCGGCCCAGATCCAGGCGGCGATGAGCGCCGCGCCGCCGAGCGGCGTGACCGCGCCGAGCCAGCCGATGCCGGACAGGGCAAGGGCGTAGAGCGTGCCGCTGAACACCGTGACGCCGCACAGCATCAGGAGCGCGGGGCTCCTCCACCCCGCATCGGGCCAGCGGGCCGCCGCGAGGCCGAGGAGGATGAGCCCGAGGGCGTGCAGCAGTTGGTAGCGGGCCGCCGTGTCGAAGATCGCGAGGGCATCCGCCGGGAGCCGGCCCTCGAGCGAATGTGCGCCGAACGCGCCCGCGGCGACGCCGAGGCCCGCGAGCAGACACCCGGCCGCGAGGAGCACGCGGTGCGGCGAACCGGTGCCGGTCAATCGCGGACGATCAGTCGAACATCGGGGCCGCGCCCGCGCCCGCCCTCCGCGCCGCCTCTCCGGCGATCGTCTCCATGACCCGGTCCCAGCGCTCCGGACTGATCTCGGCCAGCGTGGCTTCGAGAAGGGCCGCCAGTTCGGCCCCTTCCTCGCGCCGCATGGGGGCATCGCCGTCTTCGAGTTCGAGCCGCCTGCGCAGGTCGGTCGCGCGTTCGAGCAGGTCCCGGTGGCGGAGCCGTTCCTCGTAGTTCGTCATCCGCCGACCTGGCTCAGGGCGGCGAGTCCGCCGCTGCCGGCCGCCGTGCCCAACTCCAGGTAATGGCGCTTCGGCTTCCCGGCGAGCGCCTCCGCCACCGCGCCTTCGATGCGGCCCGTCTCGCGCAGCGGACCCTTCAGGTCGACCTCGTGGTCGCCGAACAGGCAGGTCCGCAGCTTGCCATCCGCCGTCAGCCGCATGCGGTTGCAGCGTTCGCAGTAGTTGTGCGAGAGGGGCGTGATCGCGCCCACGGTCCCGGCACCGCCCGGGAAGCGATAGTACACGGCGGGCCCGTTCCCCCGCGGTCCGGAGTCGGGCAGCAGGTCCTCGATGGCGCGGATCTTCTCGAGCACTTCGTCCGTCGAGATGAAGCGGTCGGCGAGGTGCAGGTTCTCCCCCACCGGCATGAGTTCGATGAAACGCACGTGCCACGGCCGCCGCCTGGTGATCTCGGCGAAGTCGACGACCTCGTGGTCGTTGAGGCCCCGCATGATGACGCAGTTGATCTTGATCGGCGCGAACCCCACCTCCTCGGCGGCGCGCAGGCCTTCCATCGTTTCGTCGAAGCGCCGCGCCGGTCGGCGGGCGATCTCCTCGAACCGGTCCCGGTCGAGGGTGTCGAGACTGACGTTCACGCGCTCGACGCCCGCTTCGCGCAGGGCCGCCGCGAAACGCGGCAGGAGGATGGCGTTCGTGGAAAGCGAGATGTCGTCGATGCCCGGGACCGCGGCGATCATGCGCACCAGATCCGGCAGGTCCTTGCGCACGAGCGGCTCTCCGCCGGTGATCCGGACCCGTTCCAGCCCGAGCGCGGCCATCTGGCGTACGATCTCGGAGATCTCCTCGTACGCGAGCATCTCGGGCTTGGGGATCCAGGCGAGCCCCTCCTCCGGCATGCAGTACGTGCAGCGCAGGTTGCAGCGATCCGTGACCGAGATCCGAAGGTATCGGATACGGCGGCCGAACTGATCTCTCATGGCACCGGTCGTGAGGGGTTCGCGGAAGCTCGTCGCCCTCCGGGCCGGGAGCGGCGAGTGGCGGGACTCCGCGCGGCCGACTCGCCGCGCGGAGTCCTCGCCGCGGAGACGGCTAGCCGATAGCCGTGATGTCCTCCTGCATCATCATGTTGTCGTCGTCGTCGCCACAGTCTCCGGCAAACGAAACCGTCGCGATCATCGCGACGACCAGCAGGTTGCGGACCATCTTCAACATGGCGTCCTCCTCGATTTGGGCGGCCGGGCCCGAGGCCGGCTGCCTCGGAGTCCGTCGGACCGCCCCTGACCGGACCTCCCTACTCGGACCGCACGCCGCCGGCCGGGATTTCCGTCTCCCGAACCGGGGCTCCCACCCAGTGGGACTCGCCGTCCTCGTAGTGCTCATGCTTCCAGACCGGCAGTCTGATCTTGATCGTTTCGATAATCCACCGCGACGCCCGGTAGCCATCGTCGCGGTGGGCCGACGTGACCGCGATCGCCACGCTGACCTCTCCAAGCCCGAGATCGCCCACGCGGTGAGCCGCGGCGATGGAGCCCACATCGAACCGCTCCAGTGCATCGCGGCAGATGGCCGAAAGTTCCCGCTCCGCCATCTCGCCGTACGCCTCGTATGCGAGGCGCGACACCGCCCGGCCCCGGTTCGTGCGGCGCACCCGCCCCTGAAAAAAGAGCAGCGCGCCGTCCTCCACGGACCCGATCTCCTGTACAATATCCTCGAATTGCGCGAAATCGTCCAGACTTTCGCGGGTGATCCATGTCCGTACGCGGCCGCCTGCCCCCTTCGACATCGACTCAACCCCCCGCAACGGGGGGGATGAGGGCCACCTCATCTCCATCGGACAGGATCGTGCCCGCCTCCGCGTAACTCTGGTTGACGGCGACCACGACCCTCTCCGGCAGCCAGTCGAGCCCGCCCGGCCCGCGCAGGGTGTCAACAAGGTCCCCCACGGTGCTGTCCGCCGCGAGTTCCGCCGATCCCTCCCTGCGCGCGGCGAGTTCGCCGTACACGCCGAAGAAGAGCGTACGCACCGAGATCCGGTCCATCAGGAGCACCGGTTCATGGGCGCGCGTTCGCGAGCGCAAGGTAGGCGAGGAGCCGCGGCACGATCCCCTCTTCGCGCAGTGTCGTCACCCGGACCCGCGTTCCGTCGACCCCCCCGGGATCCGGGAAGGCGGCGACCGAGAGGTTGCCCCGGAAGGTGCAGAACGCGATGTGCGTGTCGCTCTCGGTGTCGACCCAGGCGTCCACCATCCGGTCGTCCCCGAGGAAGAAGTCTCGCGTGGCGGCCAGCACATCCGCCGGGGCCAGCGCGCTTACGGTCTCTGTCGTCATGGACTCTCCCCGCGTACCATCCTGCAGCCGAAGATAAGGACGCCGCAGTCCTCTCTCAAATCCGACCGGCCCCGTTCCGCGAGAGTGCCCGACCGTGCCCACTACGCAGTTTTCCCCGAACGTCGCCCGGCTCGAGGCATCGGCCACGCTGGTGCTGGCCGCCCGCGCCCGGAAGCTGAGGGCGGCGGGAGTGCCGGTCGTGGACCTCTCGGCCGGCGAACCGCAGTACCCCGCCCCGCCGTTCGCGGCGCGCGCCGGCATTCGCGCGGTCGAGGAGGGGAAGACGGGATATCCTCCCACCTCCGGACTGCCCGAACTGCGCGAGGCGATCGCCCGCTATCTGCGCGAGACGACGGCCGCCGAGGCGGTGGATCCGGACTCGGTGATCGTGAGCGCGGGCGTGAAGCAGTCGCTGTTCAACTGCTGCTACTCGCTCTTCGGCGCCGGCGAGGAAGTGCTGGTGCCCTCCCCCTTCTGGCCAAGCTACACGACGATCGTCCGGCTCGCCGGGGCGGAGCCGGTCATCGTGGAGACGACGTGGGAGGGCGGGTTCGTGCCGGCCGTCGAGGACCTCGATGCGGCCCGCACCACCCGGACGCGGGGGCTCATGCTCAACAGCCCAGGCAACCCGACCGGGGCCGTCATCCCGCCCGGCCTTCTCCGG
Encoded here:
- the dcd gene encoding dCTP deaminase, with product MAIKSDGWIRRMARAHGMIEPFADRQVREGVISYGVSSYGYDMRVADEFRIFHNALFPVVDPKKFDERSFLEYSGDVCIIPPNSFALARSIEYFRIPRSILTICVGKSTYARCGLIVNVTPFEPEWEGHVTLEISNTTPLPARVYANEGIAQVLFFESDEVCEVSYADKAGKYQGQTGVTPPKL
- a CDS encoding molybdenum cofactor biosynthesis protein MoaE produces the protein MSKGAGGRVRTWITRESLDDFAQFEDIVQEIGSVEDGALLFFQGRVRRTNRGRAVSRLAYEAYGEMAERELSAICRDALERFDVGSIAAAHRVGDLGLGEVSVAIAVTSAHRDDGYRASRWIIETIKIRLPVWKHEHYEDGESHWVGAPVRETEIPAGGVRSE
- a CDS encoding MoaD/ThiS family protein, producing MDRISVRTLFFGVYGELAARREGSAELAADSTVGDLVDTLRGPGGLDWLPERVVVAVNQSYAEAGTILSDGDEVALIPPVAGG
- the moaA gene encoding GTP 3',8-cyclase MoaA, coding for MRDQFGRRIRYLRISVTDRCNLRCTYCMPEEGLAWIPKPEMLAYEEISEIVRQMAALGLERVRITGGEPLVRKDLPDLVRMIAAVPGIDDISLSTNAILLPRFAAALREAGVERVNVSLDTLDRDRFEEIARRPARRFDETMEGLRAAEEVGFAPIKINCVIMRGLNDHEVVDFAEITRRRPWHVRFIELMPVGENLHLADRFISTDEVLEKIRAIEDLLPDSGPRGNGPAVYYRFPGGAGTVGAITPLSHNYCERCNRMRLTADGKLRTCLFGDHEVDLKGPLRETGRIEGAVAEALAGKPKRHYLELGTAAGSGGLAALSQVGG
- a CDS encoding alpha/beta hydrolase, with translation MSRERAVARNVAIGDGTVRVAILGRGRPVLFLHGISAHGRAWRPVAERFAEEHPGWECWLPDLPGRGASDALAELSYTLDDEVRRLRAVVRALVPDGPLPRLVAGHSQGAAIALALAEAEPDIDGLLLSNPVTPEVRSPAILRLLRSAAARRAVGSLLAPLHAPLGHLVLRRACGPAFRAPPDLVAAYAQPWASPARARTLLRILADWHPAELEDRMPRRAVGAHVVAGAHDPRIPVEAARRLAARLDCDLTVSPDGGHVLTEQHPRLLARLLGELAARTASTPRASAG
- the nuoD gene encoding NADH dehydrogenase (quinone) subunit D encodes the protein MGPQHPATHGVLRLVLQLDGERIVRCSPHIGYLHTGFEKTCEYREWNQCVPYTDRMDYLAPMLYNIGYAGAVEALLGVEITERCRVVRVILGELNRILGHLLWLGTTAIDIGAFSVFLYTFQERERIYNLHEAYTGGRITTSVTRVGGMMADLPVGWTAAARDFAATFPETLDEVERLLSRNAIWQGRTMDIGVLPADKAVSYGVTGPTLRASGVAYDVRKARPYLGYEAYDFDVPVGTAGDVYDRYLVRVEEMRQSVRIIEQALDGLPGGPINIDDYRIVLPPKGEAMGSIDTMISHFKLVMEGVRVPAGETWYSIESSKGELGFGIISDGGTKPVRCRFRGPSFINIASLPELVKDELVADVVAINASLDVVLGEIDR
- a CDS encoding DUF423 domain-containing protein, coding for MTGTGSPHRVLLAAGCLLAGLGVAAGAFGAHSLEGRLPADALAIFDTAARYQLLHALGLILLGLAAARWPDAGWRSPALLMLCGVTVFSGTLYALALSGIGWLGAVTPLGGAALIAAWIWAAWAALTRT
- the ndhC gene encoding NADH-quinone oxidoreductase subunit A translates to MLDPYLGILILALVGVLNAAAMMGVSHFVGSRRPTPVKASPYESGIPPLGTTRERFSVNFYIVAMLFIVLDIETLFLIPWAAIFRELGMVGFVEITAFLTVLGVGLVYAWKKGALEWD
- a CDS encoding NADH-quinone oxidoreductase subunit B produces the protein MPHNWMTTKLDYVINWARRNSLWPMPFGTACCAIEMMASAASKYDIGRFGMERMSFSPRQADLMIVAGRVTYKLAPVLRRVWDQMPQPKWCVSMGACASSGGMFDNYTIVQGIDTIVPVDVYVPGCPPRPEGLIYGLLMIQEKIKGESLADPGSRDEAPEAVGRPNLPPETIELVAQPFGNSTNQNRMSGLGPTSALARSRDRRERRLEHRD